From a single Nostoc edaphicum CCNP1411 genomic region:
- the psaK gene encoding photosystem I reaction center subunit PsaK, with protein MISSIFLAVAASVPATPVWNPTVAIIISVSSLVMVLLSTRIEKPLVGPKFPILPISIPTFVGAMAFGHIIGIGIVLGLTNIGRL; from the coding sequence TTGATTTCCTCTATTTTTCTAGCAGTAGCTGCATCTGTTCCCGCAACACCTGTGTGGAATCCTACAGTAGCAATCATCATCAGTGTTAGTAGCTTAGTAATGGTTTTACTAAGTACTAGGATTGAAAAACCCCTAGTTGGCCCCAAGTTCCCTATCTTGCCAATTAGTATTCCAACATTCGTTGGTGCGATGGCTTTTGGTCATATTATCGGCATTGGCATCGTTTTAGGACTGACTAACATCGGTCGTCTATAG
- a CDS encoding phosphoribosylanthranilate isomerase: MRVKICGITQPEQSIAIASLGATALGFICVPTSPRYVTTLQIRAAVAELPANIDTIGVFANASIPEINQIVVDSGLTGVQLHGDESPDFCYHLRQSLPKVEIIKALRIQSLEHLDTTTDYTKYVDTLLLDAYHSQQLGGTGKTLDWTMLEQFSPSCPWFLAGGLTADNIVEALSQVNPSGIDLSSGVERTPGDKDLDKVAKLFQSLENIELLRR; the protein is encoded by the coding sequence ATGCGCGTTAAGATTTGCGGCATTACTCAACCAGAGCAGTCTATAGCGATCGCCTCTCTTGGCGCAACGGCACTAGGATTTATTTGTGTACCAACTTCACCTCGCTACGTTACCACGTTGCAAATTCGGGCAGCAGTGGCAGAACTCCCGGCAAATATTGACACAATTGGTGTTTTTGCTAACGCCAGCATCCCCGAAATCAATCAGATAGTTGTTGATTCTGGGTTGACAGGCGTCCAGTTACACGGAGATGAATCACCAGATTTTTGCTACCATTTGCGTCAATCTTTACCCAAGGTCGAAATTATCAAAGCACTGAGAATTCAGAGTCTTGAGCATCTTGACACAACTACTGATTACACAAAATATGTGGATACTTTGCTACTTGACGCCTATCATTCGCAACAGCTGGGTGGTACAGGTAAAACTTTAGATTGGACGATGCTAGAACAATTTAGCCCTAGTTGTCCTTGGTTTTTAGCAGGAGGACTAACAGCCGATAATATTGTGGAAGCCCTAAGTCAGGTTAATCCTAGCGGCATTGATTTATCTAGTGGTGTGGAACGAACACCTGGAGATAAGGATTTAGATAAAGTAGCCAAACTATTTCAGAGCCTAGAAAACATTGAGTTACTTAGACGTTAG